One segment of Meleagris gallopavo isolate NT-WF06-2002-E0010 breed Aviagen turkey brand Nicholas breeding stock chromosome 8, Turkey_5.1, whole genome shotgun sequence DNA contains the following:
- the CABCOCO1 gene encoding ciliary-associated calcium-binding coiled-coil protein 1, with protein TSSVWKLSVCGSREFSPVSFPRGEGRRISFLTLQEEDQDQDAVGGQKIINYTFLSFSQITALSEQNVEGFQKKLAEFLNFKQLKTSLKEAILLDYYTAGFCWAKEMNFSLIQLSQYMGLLNFLLENLSDKHMTLEDNIKELGRAMAGIGVTDSERSGDLDVFSIDQAKAIIDYMNISLFRLYKLYEHIFHSPREEYVISNEVNHLYRWNSLCRVI; from the exons ACCAGCTCAGTATGGAAACTATCTGTCTGTGGCAGCAGAGAGTTCAGTCCAGTTTCATTTCCCCGAGGTGAAGGCAGGAGGATCTCGTTCCTTACGCTTCAG gAAGAAGATCAAGATCAGGATGCTGTAGGTGGACAGAAGATTATTAATTatacctttctttctttttcgCAAATTACTGCTTTGTCAGAACAAAATGTAGAAGGATTTCAAAA AAAGCTGGCAGAGTTTCTGAATTTTAAACAATTAAAGACATCTTTGAAGGAAGCTATTCTGCTAGATTATTATACTGCAGGATTTTGTTGggcaaaagaaatgaatttcagtCTTATACAGCTGTCACAATACATGGGTCTCTTAAACTTCCTGTTGGAGAACCTCAGTG ACAAACATATGACCTTAGAAGATAACATAAAGGAACTTGGAAGAGCAATGGCTGGAATAGGAGTAACTGATTCAGAAAGAAGTGGTGACTTGGATGTCTTCAGCATTGACCAAGCCAAAGCAATCATTGATTACATGAATATCAG CTTATTTCGACTCTATAAATTGTATGAACATATCTTCCACAGTCCTAGAGAGGAATATGTGATAAGTAATGAGGTAAATCATTTATATAGATGGAATTCATTATGTAGAGTTATTTAA